A genomic stretch from Planctomycetota bacterium includes:
- a CDS encoding PEP-CTERM sorting domain-containing protein: protein MRNIAICAAAAAACGLAGTAQAAFIVEALGTASGNYAYTGAGGTAASGPSTGVSAPGTSSAGSIFGGNGTVDEYTYSYTPAVDADNTVFAPGTALNSFWDPDGTDPNDGLFATGLVGGVAGFYNVYTVWPETTNTSSQPTTFVATGDQGDATYVVNQNINSLDTGAGIGLWELIGTIAIEDPSATYTVTQNHDGSPGFVSMRSFGVLWEYAGPIPEPASASLLGLASFGLLRRRR, encoded by the coding sequence ATGCGAAACATCGCGATTTGTGCTGCCGCCGCTGCGGCTTGTGGACTGGCCGGCACCGCTCAGGCCGCCTTCATCGTTGAAGCACTCGGCACGGCCAGTGGTAACTACGCCTACACCGGCGCTGGCGGCACGGCTGCAAGTGGCCCTTCGACGGGTGTCAGTGCCCCTGGCACTTCCTCTGCCGGCTCCATCTTCGGTGGCAACGGCACCGTCGACGAGTACACCTACAGCTACACCCCGGCTGTGGACGCCGACAACACGGTCTTCGCCCCCGGCACCGCGCTCAACAGCTTCTGGGATCCCGATGGAACGGATCCGAACGACGGCCTGTTTGCCACGGGACTCGTGGGCGGAGTCGCTGGCTTCTACAACGTGTACACCGTCTGGCCGGAGACGACCAACACCAGCAGCCAGCCGACGACGTTCGTTGCCACGGGCGACCAAGGCGACGCCACCTACGTCGTCAATCAGAACATCAACTCTCTTGACACCGGAGCAGGCATCGGCCTCTGGGAGCTGATCGGCACCATCGCGATCGAGGATCCGTCGGCCACGTACACCGTCACGCAGAACCACGACGGCTCCCCCGGCTTCGTGTCGATGCGTAGCTTCGGCGTCCTGTGGGAGTACGCCGGCCCGATCCCCGAGCCGGCCTCGGCGTCGCTGCTCGGCTTGGCCAGCTTCGGCCTGCTTCGCCGTCGCCGCTAA